In one Bosea sp. RAC05 genomic region, the following are encoded:
- the tsaD gene encoding tRNA (adenosine(37)-N6)-threonylcarbamoyltransferase complex transferase subunit TsaD yields the protein MRVLGIETTCDETAAAIVSVERSGEVKILSNEVLSQIAAHAAYGGVVPEIAARAHVEAIDRIVARAFETAGLEPGEIDAVAAAAGPGLVGGVMVGLTTAKAIALVTGKPFIAVNHLEAHALTARLTDNLAFPYLLLLVSGGHTQLLAVRGVGDYLKLGGTIDDAVGEAFDKIAKMLGLPYPGGPSVEREAAKGDPERFDFPRPMQGRPNPDFSLSGLKTAVRLVAERIAPLSDRDVADLCASFQAAIVDVLVDRTRAGMRACAAAGITASALVVAGGVAANQPIRRGLTRLATEAGLAMIAPPLHLCGDNGAMIAWAGIERLRLGLVDDMSALARPRWPLDELKPRGDAAAATGATG from the coding sequence ATGCGTGTTTTGGGCATAGAGACGACTTGTGACGAGACCGCGGCTGCGATCGTCTCGGTCGAGCGCTCCGGCGAGGTCAAGATCCTCTCCAACGAAGTGCTGAGCCAGATCGCCGCCCACGCCGCCTATGGCGGGGTCGTCCCGGAGATCGCCGCGCGCGCCCATGTCGAGGCGATCGACCGCATCGTCGCCCGCGCCTTCGAGACCGCCGGCCTCGAGCCCGGCGAGATCGACGCGGTGGCGGCGGCCGCCGGCCCCGGCCTCGTCGGCGGCGTCATGGTCGGCCTGACCACGGCCAAGGCGATCGCGCTGGTGACGGGCAAGCCCTTCATCGCAGTGAATCATCTCGAGGCCCATGCGCTGACGGCCCGGCTGACCGACAATCTCGCCTTTCCCTATCTGCTGCTGCTGGTCTCGGGCGGGCATACGCAGCTGCTCGCCGTGCGCGGCGTCGGCGACTACCTCAAGCTCGGCGGCACCATCGACGATGCGGTGGGCGAGGCCTTCGACAAGATCGCCAAGATGCTCGGCCTGCCCTATCCGGGTGGCCCCTCGGTCGAGCGCGAGGCGGCCAAGGGCGATCCCGAGCGCTTCGATTTCCCGCGGCCGATGCAGGGCCGGCCCAACCCGGATTTCTCGCTCTCGGGGCTGAAGACGGCGGTGCGGCTCGTGGCCGAGCGGATCGCGCCGCTGTCGGACCGCGACGTCGCCGATCTCTGCGCCTCCTTCCAGGCGGCGATCGTCGACGTGCTCGTCGACCGGACGCGCGCGGGCATGCGGGCCTGCGCCGCGGCCGGCATCACGGCGAGCGCGCTGGTCGTCGCCGGCGGCGTGGCGGCCAACCAGCCGATCCGGCGCGGCCTGACACGGCTGGCCACCGAGGCGGGGCTCGCGATGATCGCCCCGCCCTTGCATCTGTGCGGCGACAACGGCGCGATGATCGCCTGGGCGGGAATCGAGCGGCTGCGGCTCGGCCTCGTCGACGACATGAGCGCGCTCGCCCGTCCGCGCTGGCCGCTGGACGAGCTGAAGCCGCGTGGGGATGCGGCAGCGGCCACCGGCGCGACCGGATGA
- the acs gene encoding acetate--CoA ligase: MTEIIYDVPTAWSKKAWASDAKYKKLYAASIKDPDAFWGEQGKRIDWFKPYSKVRNASYKPGKVSIKWYEDGTTNVAYNCIDRHLATRAKQTAIIWEGDDPSESKKISYGQLYTEVCKFANVLKAQGVKKGDRVTIYLPMIPEAAYAMLACARIGAIHSVVFGGFSPDSLASRIEDSDSKIVITADEGLRGGRSVPLKKNVDAASDKVKGGIPTVIVVRRTGGQVAMQEGRDLWYHDEAAKASGHCPPAEMKAEDPLFLLYTSGSTGKPKGVLHTTAGYLVYTSITHQYVFDYHDGDIYWCTADVGWVTGHSYILYGPLANGATTLMFEGIPTYPTISRFWEVIDKHKVNTFYTAPTAIRSLMGAGEEPVKKTKRKSLRLLGSVGEPINPEAWEWYHRVVGDRRCPIVDTWWQTETGGILITPLPGATRLKPGSATRPFFGVKPEIVDAEGKVLQGACEGNLVIAESWPGQMRTVYGDHKRFEETYFATYPNKYFTGDGCRRDADGYYWITGRVDDVINVSGHRMGTAEVESALVAHPSVSEAAVVGYPHDIKGQGIYAYVTLMAGETPTEALRKDLVAYVRKEIGPIASPDLIQFAPGLPKTRSGKIMRRILRKIAEDEFGALGDTSTLADPAVVDDLIENRQNKRKAG; this comes from the coding sequence ATGACCGAGATCATCTATGACGTGCCGACCGCCTGGTCGAAGAAGGCCTGGGCGAGCGACGCCAAGTACAAGAAGCTCTATGCCGCCTCGATCAAGGATCCGGACGCCTTCTGGGGCGAGCAGGGCAAAAGGATCGACTGGTTCAAGCCCTACAGCAAGGTGCGCAACGCCAGCTACAAGCCGGGCAAGGTCTCGATCAAATGGTACGAGGACGGCACCACCAACGTCGCCTATAACTGCATCGACCGGCACCTGGCGACGCGCGCCAAGCAGACCGCGATCATCTGGGAGGGGGACGACCCGTCCGAATCCAAGAAGATCTCCTACGGGCAGCTCTACACCGAGGTCTGCAAGTTCGCGAACGTGCTGAAGGCGCAGGGCGTCAAGAAGGGCGATCGCGTCACCATCTACCTGCCGATGATCCCGGAAGCGGCCTACGCGATGCTGGCCTGCGCCCGCATCGGCGCGATCCACTCGGTCGTGTTCGGCGGCTTCTCGCCGGATTCACTCGCCAGCCGCATCGAGGATTCCGATTCGAAGATCGTCATCACCGCCGATGAGGGGCTGCGCGGCGGCCGCTCGGTGCCGCTGAAGAAGAACGTCGACGCCGCCAGCGACAAGGTCAAGGGCGGCATCCCCACCGTCATCGTGGTCAGGCGCACCGGCGGCCAGGTCGCGATGCAGGAGGGCCGCGACCTCTGGTATCATGACGAGGCGGCCAAGGCCTCCGGCCACTGCCCCCCGGCCGAGATGAAGGCGGAGGACCCGCTCTTCCTGCTCTACACCTCGGGCTCGACCGGCAAGCCCAAGGGCGTGCTGCACACCACCGCGGGCTATCTCGTCTACACCTCGATCACCCACCAGTATGTCTTCGATTACCATGACGGCGACATCTACTGGTGCACGGCCGATGTCGGCTGGGTGACCGGCCACAGCTACATCCTCTACGGGCCGCTCGCCAATGGCGCGACGACCCTGATGTTCGAGGGCATCCCGACCTATCCGACGATCTCGCGCTTCTGGGAGGTCATCGACAAGCACAAGGTCAACACCTTCTACACCGCGCCGACCGCGATCCGCTCGCTGATGGGCGCCGGCGAGGAGCCGGTGAAGAAGACCAAACGCAAGTCGCTGCGCCTGCTCGGCTCGGTCGGCGAGCCGATCAATCCGGAAGCCTGGGAGTGGTATCACCGCGTCGTCGGCGACCGCCGCTGCCCGATCGTCGACACCTGGTGGCAGACCGAGACCGGCGGCATCCTGATCACGCCGCTGCCGGGCGCCACCCGCCTCAAGCCGGGCTCGGCGACGCGGCCCTTCTTCGGGGTGAAGCCCGAGATCGTCGATGCCGAGGGCAAGGTGCTGCAGGGCGCCTGCGAGGGCAATCTGGTCATCGCCGAGAGCTGGCCGGGCCAGATGCGCACGGTCTATGGCGACCACAAGCGCTTCGAGGAAACCTATTTCGCGACCTACCCGAACAAGTACTTCACCGGCGACGGCTGCCGGCGCGACGCCGACGGCTACTACTGGATCACCGGCCGCGTCGACGACGTCATCAACGTGTCGGGCCACCGCATGGGCACGGCCGAGGTCGAATCGGCGCTGGTCGCGCACCCGTCGGTGTCGGAGGCCGCGGTCGTCGGCTATCCCCACGACATCAAGGGCCAGGGCATCTACGCCTATGTCACGCTGATGGCCGGCGAGACGCCGACCGAGGCGCTGCGCAAGGACCTCGTCGCCTATGTCCGCAAGGAGATCGGCCCGATCGCCTCGCCCGACCTGATCCAGTTCGCGCCCGGCCTGCCCAAGACCCGCTCCGGCAAGATCATGCGCCGCATCCTGCGCAAGATCGCCGAGGACGAGTTCGGCGCGCTCGGCGACACCTCGACGCTGGCCGACCCCGCCGTCGTCGACGACCTCATCGAGAACCGCCAGAACAAGCGCAAGGCGGGTTGA
- a CDS encoding NAD(P)H-dependent glycerol-3-phosphate dehydrogenase, translating to MSGAGSLQTIGIVGAGAYGAALALAAARAGRDVLLWARDATAVEAISRTRQAPRLPGVTLPDSVSATASLSDLLAADALLLTVPTQSLRQACEALGPRLPADRPVISAAKGIEQRTGLFTTQIIAQALPGARPAILSGPSFAADIGKGLPTAVTLAATDATLAQALAEALSSPAFRIYHSADPRGVEIGGAAKNVLAIAAGIAIGLGYGESARAALVARGFAELRRFGQAHGAQSETLMGLSGLGDVVLSCASPQSRNFAFGLALGQGRSVTQAAGGTLAEGAFTAQILAQMAEVGGVDMPIAEAVAGIIDGTIGVREAVTGLLARPLRAERERESE from the coding sequence ATGAGCGGCGCCGGGAGCCTCCAGACGATCGGCATCGTCGGCGCCGGGGCCTATGGCGCCGCGCTCGCCCTGGCCGCCGCCCGGGCTGGCCGCGACGTGCTGCTCTGGGCCCGCGACGCGACGGCGGTCGAGGCGATCTCGCGCACGCGGCAGGCCCCGCGCCTGCCGGGCGTGACGCTGCCCGACAGCGTCTCCGCCACCGCCTCCCTCTCCGATCTGCTCGCGGCGGACGCCCTGCTGCTGACCGTGCCGACCCAGAGCCTGCGGCAGGCCTGCGAGGCGCTCGGCCCCCGGCTGCCGGCCGACCGGCCGGTGATCTCCGCCGCCAAGGGCATCGAGCAGCGGACGGGGCTGTTCACCACCCAGATCATCGCGCAGGCGCTGCCGGGCGCCCGGCCCGCCATCCTGTCGGGCCCGAGCTTCGCAGCCGATATCGGCAAGGGCCTGCCGACCGCAGTGACGCTCGCCGCCACGGACGCGACGCTCGCGCAGGCGCTCGCCGAGGCGCTGAGTTCGCCGGCCTTCCGCATCTATCACAGCGCCGACCCCCGCGGCGTCGAGATCGGCGGCGCCGCCAAGAACGTGCTCGCCATTGCGGCGGGCATCGCGATCGGGCTGGGCTATGGCGAGAGTGCGCGTGCGGCGCTGGTCGCGCGCGGCTTCGCCGAGCTGCGCCGCTTCGGCCAGGCGCACGGCGCGCAAAGCGAGACGCTGATGGGTCTCTCGGGGCTCGGCGATGTCGTGCTGAGCTGCGCCTCGCCGCAGTCGCGCAACTTCGCCTTCGGGCTCGCGCTCGGCCAGGGCCGCAGCGTCACGCAGGCGGCCGGCGGCACTCTGGCGGAAGGCGCCTTCACCGCCCAGATACTGGCGCAGATGGCTGAAGTCGGCGGCGTCGACATGCCGATCGCGGAAGCGGTCGCCGGCATCATCGACGGCACGATCGGCGTGCGCGAGGCGGTCACCGGGCTGCTCGCCCGGCCGCTGCGGGCCGAACGGGAACGGGAGAGCGAGTGA
- a CDS encoding EVE domain-containing protein, protein MAHWLVKSEPSKWSWDQQVAAGAAGTHWDGVKNHTAKLNLMGMTQGEQVFFYHSNEGLEVVGIVEVIKEAYIWIPGEPWVLVDFKAVKPLPKPVSLAQVKAEPKLAEMSLVKSFRLSVQPVTDAEWDIVCRMGGL, encoded by the coding sequence ATGGCCCATTGGCTCGTCAAATCCGAACCCTCGAAATGGTCCTGGGACCAGCAGGTCGCGGCCGGCGCGGCCGGCACCCATTGGGACGGCGTCAAGAACCACACCGCCAAGCTCAACCTGATGGGCATGACGCAGGGCGAGCAGGTCTTCTTCTACCATTCCAACGAGGGGCTCGAGGTCGTCGGCATCGTCGAGGTCATCAAGGAGGCCTATATCTGGATCCCCGGCGAGCCCTGGGTGCTGGTCGATTTCAAGGCGGTGAAGCCGCTGCCCAAGCCCGTCAGCCTCGCTCAGGTCAAGGCCGAGCCGAAGCTCGCCGAGATGTCGCTGGTGAAATCCTTCCGCCTCTCGGTCCAGCCGGTCACCGACGCCGAATGGGACATCGTCTGCAGGATGGGCGGGCTTTAG
- a CDS encoding DUF2235 domain-containing protein, giving the protein MARNICIFSDGTGQAGGDNPIDWTNVYRLYKATRDADPARQICFYDPGLGAHPDGEKPGLVRRALNILSQATGYGITTNIVDCYTALLLSYEPGDQVFLFGFSRGAYTVRSLGGAIGLCGVPPGLPKLARWSELERSLAHEVRAIAEEAVTRVYQERDETKRHEAAAAFRRRYGSQELPPTFVGVWDTVRALGVKGLNGFTLGRHSFNNNRLNKGVPHGRQALAIDENRKTFAPELWEEDAANPDRIKQVWFAGVHTDVGGGYGLKMGLSDITLDWMLTEATAIPQPLIVDPALPASLAPDPLGKQHDQLKSGWIPFTPGTREAFIPPRRSQAGRPVFGTVPPRFKAPAVPILDETRPYRPKALEGHPDYGHHYP; this is encoded by the coding sequence ATGGCCAGGAACATCTGCATCTTCTCGGACGGCACGGGGCAGGCCGGCGGCGACAACCCGATCGACTGGACGAATGTCTACCGGCTCTACAAGGCCACGCGCGATGCCGATCCTGCGCGGCAGATCTGCTTCTACGATCCGGGGCTGGGCGCCCATCCCGACGGCGAGAAGCCCGGGCTCGTCCGGCGCGCGCTCAACATCCTGTCGCAGGCCACGGGCTATGGCATCACCACCAACATCGTCGACTGCTACACGGCGCTGCTGCTGAGCTACGAACCCGGCGACCAGGTCTTCCTGTTCGGCTTCAGCCGGGGCGCCTATACGGTCCGCAGCCTGGGCGGCGCCATCGGCCTGTGCGGCGTGCCGCCCGGCCTGCCAAAGCTCGCGCGCTGGAGTGAGCTGGAGCGCAGCCTCGCGCATGAGGTCCGCGCCATCGCCGAGGAGGCGGTGACGCGCGTCTATCAGGAGCGCGACGAGACGAAGCGGCACGAGGCGGCGGCGGCGTTCCGGCGGCGCTACGGTTCGCAGGAGCTGCCGCCCACTTTCGTCGGCGTCTGGGACACGGTGCGGGCGCTCGGCGTCAAGGGCTTGAACGGCTTCACGCTCGGCCGGCACAGCTTCAACAACAACCGGCTGAACAAGGGCGTGCCCCATGGCCGCCAGGCGCTCGCCATCGACGAGAACCGCAAGACCTTCGCGCCGGAACTGTGGGAGGAGGATGCGGCGAATCCCGACCGGATCAAGCAGGTCTGGTTCGCCGGCGTCCACACCGATGTCGGCGGCGGCTACGGGCTGAAGATGGGCCTGTCCGACATCACGCTGGACTGGATGCTGACCGAGGCGACCGCGATTCCGCAGCCGCTCATCGTCGACCCGGCGCTGCCCGCCTCGCTGGCGCCGGACCCGCTCGGCAAGCAGCACGACCAGCTCAAAAGCGGCTGGATTCCGTTCACGCCCGGCACGCGCGAGGCCTTCATTCCTCCGAGGCGCTCGCAGGCGGGACGACCGGTGTTCGGCACGGTGCCGCCCCGCTTCAAGGCGCCCGCCGTGCCGATCCTCGACGAAACACGGCCCTATCGTCCGAAAGCGCTGGAGGGGCACCCGGACTACGGCCACCACTACCCCTAG